Below is a genomic region from Hippea sp. KM1.
CCTTGAGGCCATGAGCTATCCTGTTGATGATGAGTCTGGCTTTTTCTCAATCGACTCCATAGACAGCGTTGTTGAATTTGTATCAGATAAATCGGCTATCTGCTTCGGTATGGGTCTTGGCATAACCGACTCGACCAAAAAGCTAACGGAGGAGTTGCTCCAGATCAACAAACCTATGATAATAGATGCAGAGGGCTTAAACTGTCTGTCCTTCTGTGTCGATAAGCTAAAGAGCAGAAAGGCCCCGACCATACTAACCCCGCATCCCAAGGAGTTTTCACGCCTAAGGGGCATTCAGACAAAGGATGTGCTTAAAGATAGGCTGAATTTGGCTGTTGAGTTTGCCAAGGAATACGGTGTCTATCTTGTTTTGAAGATGGCAGACACACTGATTGCAACACCAGACGGTAAGCTCTATATCAACACAACCGGCAATCAGGGTCTTGCAACAGGCGGCAGCGGCGATGTATTAGGTGGCATGATTGGCGCCTTTTTAGCAGAAGGTTACGATGCACTGCAGGCAGCCCTAAACGGTGTTTATCTGCACGGTTTGGCAGCCGATTTAGCTGTTGATAGTGGCATAACCTATGAAAGCCTAACGCCTTCAGATGTTATAGACCACATAAATCAAGCCATAAGAACGATGAGGGAATGACCCTTAGCAGGCCGAAATGGAACCATCACTAAAAAAGCTTCTGTTTCGGCCTGCCTCTTTGGCCTTATACAGGGCATCATCGGCCCTCTTTATGAGGCTATTTATATCATCTTTCTCCTTTAACGATGAAACGCCTATCGAGATGGTTATGCGTATTTGACTGCCCTCTATGTCTATTGTTGTCTTTTCTGTTGCCTCTCTTATCTTTTCTGCCACACCGCAGGCATCCTTTAGGGATGTATCTATCAGGAGAACGGAAAATTCCTCCCCGCCAAACCTGCAGGCAATATCGGTTTTCCTGATGTTTGCCCTTATGATATTGGCAAGTTCCTTTAAAACCTCGTCGCCTGTCTGGTGTCCATAGGTGTCGTTAACCACTTTAAATTTGTCTATGTCTATCATTAAAAACGATAGCTCTTCGTTGTTTCTCCTGCTTAACTCTATGTGGTGTTTTAGGAATCTAAACATCAGCCTGCGGTTATACAGCTTTGTTAGAAAATCCAGCTCGGCTTCCTCTTTCAGCTGCTCAACGAGTTTTCCCCTGTGTATGTTGGCCTTGATTCTTGCATAGAACTCCACCATCGAGTATGGTTTTGTAAGGAAATCGTCAACCCCGCTCTCGAATGCCTTTTTCATTGTTTCTATGCCTTCTTCTCCCTTTGTTGCCGTGATGCCTATTATGGGGATCCAGCTAAACCTCGAATCGTCTTTTAGGGCTTTGGCCACCTCAAACCCGCTTGCCCCGGGCAGATTGATGTCCAACAGTATCGTGTCAACCTTAACCCCTTCAAGCAAAAGCCTTAAGGCCTCCTCACCGCTGTATGCGCTTATGGGCAGTATGCTCTTTTCCTTTAGCTGATGGGATATGGTTTTATTCTGAAGCTTCGAATCCTCAACCACCAAAACCCTTCCTGTGGAGAATCCGTCGGATTTGAAAAATACCTTTATGTAATCGTAAAGCTCACCCTGTTTAAACGGTTTTTTTAGGTAATCGAAGGCTCCAAGATCGAATGCCTGATTCTTAAAATAGTCCCCATCGCTGGCTGTAAGCATAACCACAGGCAGATCTATGAGCCCTAATTCGCCTTTTATCTTTTTGATTAGCTCCCAGCCGTCCATATTCGGCATCTCACCGTCTATTATTGCAAAATCGAAGTTTGGATCCTCTTTAAGGTGTCTGTATGCCTCCTCACCGTCTGAGAAGATCATAACCTCAAATGAGCTTTCGAGTTCCCTTTTGACCATTTTCTGTATGAAAGAGCTGTCATCACAAACCAGTATTCTCTTCATTGTT
It encodes:
- a CDS encoding diguanylate cyclase; translation: MKRILVCDDSSFIQKMVKRELESSFEVMIFSDGEEAYRHLKEDPNFDFAIIDGEMPNMDGWELIKKIKGELGLIDLPVVMLTASDGDYFKNQAFDLGAFDYLKKPFKQGELYDYIKVFFKSDGFSTGRVLVVEDSKLQNKTISHQLKEKSILPISAYSGEEALRLLLEGVKVDTILLDINLPGASGFEVAKALKDDSRFSWIPIIGITATKGEEGIETMKKAFESGVDDFLTKPYSMVEFYARIKANIHRGKLVEQLKEEAELDFLTKLYNRRLMFRFLKHHIELSRRNNEELSFLMIDIDKFKVVNDTYGHQTGDEVLKELANIIRANIRKTDIACRFGGEEFSVLLIDTSLKDACGVAEKIREATEKTTIDIEGSQIRITISIGVSSLKEKDDINSLIKRADDALYKAKEAGRNRSFFSDGSISAC